A genomic region of Plasmodium cynomolgi strain B DNA, chromosome 5, whole genome shotgun sequence contains the following coding sequences:
- a CDS encoding hypothetical protein (putative) translates to MSVYIQLTHDLSGTVTAVTIGDWILGILKQKNIQEYEVFFKKFLNIYQKQDKDSESNNRSEIFSLLLSASDLVFETLVETKKNNKIKVIIDNKESVKTYNEFYREVEEYFVILISILQLEFKSVEDLNNATNNFIMAIKNFNVFPELRIKILQLLYNSFSVNFSFRFPTFIAILQFSSQNNIFHFMLPYIKFIDQWIKEWNISSREKRQIYLIIAQELKKLKKYEESFKHLNKHVYYFQKEAPEVLNHPTTVNASIELIADAINLNNNIYFHQLLTLDALRRIKFTFSPLSPFKDTKVQNIQYISERLNISALKIEKILVASIGSGVIDAKIDQINKSVQMKTTILRHFDETHWEILNAQITKYINNVQKILDITTSRSRPMQGK, encoded by the exons ATGTCGGTGTACATCCAGCTGACGCACGACCTGTCGGGGACGGTGACGGCCGTGACGATCGGGGACTGGATCTTGGGAATCCtgaagcagaaaaatatCCAGGAGTACGAAGTGTTCTTTAAGAAGTTTCTAAACATCTACCAGAAGCAGGACAAGGACTCAGAGAGTAACAACCGAtcggaaattttttctttactccTGTCAGCTAGCGATTTAGTATTCGAAACCTTAGtagagacaaaaaaaaataataaaataaaagttatAATTGATAACAAAGAAAGTGTAAAAACGTATAATGAATTTTATAGAGAGGTAGAAGAATATTTCGTTATCCTCATATCCATTTTACAATTAGAATTTAAGAGTGTTGAAGATCTGAACAATGCTacaaacaattttattatggccattaaaaattttaatgtatttCCAGAAttgagaataaaaattttacagcTTTTGTATAACTCCTTCAGTGTCAATTTCTCCTTTAGATTTCCTACCTTCATTGCCATTTTACAGTTTTCTTctcaaaataatattttccattttatgcTTCCctacataaaatttatcgaCCAATGGATTAAAGAATGGAATATCAGCTCTAGAGAAAAGAGACAAATTTATCTCATTATTGCTCAAGAATTgaaaaagctaaaaaaatatgaggaaTCCTTtaaacatttaaataaacacgtatattattttcaaaaggaAGCACCTGAAGTATTGAATCATCCAACTACAGTCAATGCTAGTATTGAACTCATTGCAGATGCTATTAATCTAAATAACAATATTTACTTCCATCAATTACTAACCTTAGATGCT TTGCggagaataaaatttacctTCTCTCCATTATCTCCCTTTAAAGATACCAAAGTGCAAAATATTCAATACATTTCAGAAAGACTTAACATTAGTGCTTTgaaaattgagaaaattcTTGTGGCTTCCATTGGAAGTGGAGTTATCGATGCCAAGATCGACCAGATAAATAAAAGCGTTCAAATGAAGACCACCATTTTGAGACACTTTGATGAGACCCACTGGGAAATCCTCAACGCACAAATCACCAAGTATATAA